A window of Fictibacillus halophilus contains these coding sequences:
- a CDS encoding stage V sporulation protein AB, with protein sequence MGIKVLLIAFIGFGGGITVGSGLVALITVLGIVPRLMQLSKTYRYIRGYELSIILGAVIGGWMNLRNASIGFPAFFLVPIGLFTGIFVGMLAAALTEVLNVLPILAKRVGFGEKIIIILMAIVLGKISGSLFHWMYYINH encoded by the coding sequence ATGGGAATTAAAGTTTTGCTCATTGCCTTTATCGGTTTTGGCGGTGGAATCACCGTAGGCTCTGGTCTTGTGGCCCTAATCACTGTTCTTGGAATCGTGCCAAGGCTCATGCAGCTCTCTAAAACGTATCGATACATTAGAGGTTATGAGTTAAGCATCATTTTAGGTGCTGTCATCGGTGGGTGGATGAATCTAAGAAACGCTTCGATTGGGTTTCCTGCTTTCTTTCTTGTACCGATCGGATTATTTACAGGTATCTTTGTTGGGATGTTAGCCGCAGCGTTAACAGAAGTATTAAACGTACTCCCGATTCTTGCGAAAAGAGTTGGTTTTGGAGAGAAAATCATCATTATATTAATGGCAATTGTACTTGGGAAAATCTCAGGATCTTTGTTTCATTGGATGTACTACATTAATCATTAA
- a CDS encoding stage V sporulation protein AA has protein sequence MDKTVYLRMRQRVQVIQHQKVTIGEVAQIVASDELEEAIKGYIIHEVTPEDKHLIVIDVMRVIATIQKKNPGLDVQTIGPAQSILEIQMQQKKLAPVYFVLVWLLLFTGSALAIMNFHEDVSMQLVHQKIYFMITGHYKEQPLLLQIPYSFGLGLGMILFFNHLFRKRLNEEPSPLEVEMFNYQQDLDQYVIVHENKETEKKINGN, from the coding sequence TTGGATAAAACGGTATACCTGCGTATGCGTCAACGCGTACAGGTCATTCAGCATCAGAAAGTCACGATTGGTGAAGTTGCACAGATTGTAGCATCTGATGAATTAGAAGAAGCCATCAAGGGATATATTATCCACGAAGTAACCCCTGAAGATAAGCATTTGATTGTGATAGATGTTATGCGTGTGATCGCTACGATTCAAAAGAAAAATCCAGGCTTAGATGTTCAAACCATCGGACCGGCACAATCGATTCTGGAGATACAGATGCAACAAAAAAAGCTGGCACCAGTGTATTTTGTCTTGGTGTGGCTTCTGCTTTTTACAGGCTCGGCTCTTGCAATCATGAATTTTCATGAAGATGTTAGTATGCAGCTTGTTCACCAGAAAATCTATTTCATGATAACGGGGCATTATAAAGAGCAACCTCTTTTACTCCAAATTCCATACTCGTTCGGTCTGGGTCTAGGCATGATTCTTTTTTTTAACCATCTTTTCAGAAAAAGACTTAATGAAGAACCAAGCCCTTTAGAGGTTGAGATGTTTAACTATCAGCAAGACCTCGATCAGTATGTGATCGTTCATGAAAACAAAGAAACAGAGAAAAAGATCAATGGGAATTAA
- the sigF gene encoding RNA polymerase sporulation sigma factor SigF: MDVEVKGSKSEPFLKDEEIKLLIKQSQDGDQSARDTIVEKNMRLVWSVVQRFLNRGYEADDLFQIGSIGLLKSVDKFDLSYDVRFSTYAVPMIIGEIQRFIRDDGTVKVSRSLKETGNKVRKAKDELSKSLGRTPTISEVAEFLEIAVEDVIMAQDAVRAPQSIHETVYENDGDPITLLDQISDHSENKWFDKIAVKDIMDKLDERERLIVYLRYFKDQTQSEVADRLAISQVQVSRLEKKILLFMKNQMET, from the coding sequence ATGGATGTCGAGGTGAAAGGCAGCAAAAGTGAACCGTTTCTTAAGGATGAAGAGATTAAGTTATTGATCAAACAGAGTCAGGATGGAGATCAGTCAGCACGTGATACGATTGTTGAGAAGAACATGCGGCTTGTCTGGTCTGTGGTTCAGCGCTTTTTAAACAGAGGTTATGAAGCAGATGACCTCTTTCAAATCGGCTCTATCGGGCTATTAAAATCTGTTGATAAATTTGATCTTTCTTATGATGTTAGGTTCTCTACCTATGCAGTGCCTATGATCATCGGTGAGATTCAGCGTTTCATCAGAGATGATGGAACTGTCAAAGTCAGCAGATCATTAAAAGAGACCGGTAATAAAGTGCGTAAAGCAAAAGATGAACTATCTAAATCGCTTGGAAGAACACCTACCATTTCAGAAGTAGCAGAATTTCTAGAGATTGCGGTGGAAGATGTTATCATGGCGCAGGATGCTGTACGAGCACCACAATCGATTCATGAAACTGTTTATGAGAACGATGGTGATCCCATTACGCTACTCGACCAAATCTCTGATCACTCGGAAAACAAGTGGTTCGATAAGATCGCGGTAAAAGATATTATGGATAAGCTTGATGAGAGAGAGCGGTTGATTGTGTATTTGAGGTATTTTAAAGATCAAACACAATCCGAAGTAGCCGACCGGCTGGCTATTTCTCAAGTACAGGTATCTAGACTCGAAAAGAAAATATTATTGTTTATGAAAAACCAGATGGAGACTTAA
- the spoIIAB gene encoding anti-sigma F factor encodes MRNEMKIQFSALSQNESFARVTVAAFIAQIDPTVDELTEIKTVVSEAVTNAIIHGYENKATGMVYIEAAIEEDTIHLTIRDEGMGIRDLDQARQPLYTSKPELERSGMGFTIMENFMDSVEVISEPSYGTTIHLTKYLTKNKAMCN; translated from the coding sequence ATGAGAAATGAGATGAAGATTCAGTTTTCAGCGTTAAGTCAGAATGAATCCTTCGCACGTGTGACGGTTGCTGCGTTTATCGCTCAGATCGATCCGACAGTTGATGAACTGACAGAGATCAAGACCGTTGTATCTGAAGCTGTAACAAATGCGATCATTCACGGATACGAAAACAAAGCAACAGGCATGGTTTATATTGAAGCTGCTATTGAAGAGGATACAATCCACCTTACGATTCGTGACGAAGGCATGGGCATTCGTGATCTTGATCAGGCAAGGCAGCCTCTTTATACGTCTAAGCCTGAGTTAGAACGCTCAGGTATGGGTTTTACAATCATGGAGAATTTTATGGACAGTGTAGAAGTCATCTCAGAACCGTCTTACGGAACAACGATTCATTTGACAAAATACTTAACCAAAAATAAAGCTATGTGTAATTAA
- the spoIIAA gene encoding anti-sigma F factor antagonist, translating to MGLAVNLELKHTVLCIRLDGELDHHTADMLRSQVEEYLRKHTVNHIVLNLEGLSFMDSSGLGVILGRYKQIKSQNGEMVVCAISPAVKRLFEMSGLFKIIKLEEDEELALQALGVA from the coding sequence GTGGGATTAGCTGTCAATTTGGAACTTAAACACACCGTATTATGCATCCGCTTAGACGGAGAACTTGATCACCATACAGCAGATATGCTTCGGTCACAAGTTGAGGAATATTTAAGGAAGCATACGGTAAACCATATTGTCTTAAATTTAGAAGGTTTGAGTTTCATGGATAGTTCAGGGTTAGGCGTTATACTAGGGCGTTATAAACAGATCAAGAGTCAGAATGGTGAGATGGTGGTATGCGCCATATCTCCAGCGGTAAAACGTCTTTTTGAAATGTCGGGACTATTTAAGATTATCAAGCTTGAAGAAGATGAAGAGCTTGCCCTTCAGGCTTTGGGGGTGGCTTAA
- a CDS encoding D-alanyl-D-alanine carboxypeptidase family protein, protein MKGVISGLLSICLLASFSIPKADAAEKAKEKIKLAEQSHSAILMEQDSGSVLFEKNSHEKLPPASMTKIMTMILIMEAIDKGKISWNDKIRVSEYAASMGGSQIFLEPGEEMRVEDMVKGIAIGSANDASVAMAEHIAGSVDSFVNRMNDKAKELGLNDTFFKNPTGLPAAGHYTSAHDMAIMGKELLKHEEVTKFTGLYEDYLREETEKKFWLVNTNRLVKFYPGVDGLKTGFTNEAKYCLTATANKNGMRVIAVVMGAPSPKDRNAQVTSMLDYAFTQFSTKKLYARHEIVKEVKVQKAEKPKLPVVTSEHISLLLKKGETAKKVKTEVNVDKDLKLPVKKGQQIGSLKIYNGNKLITESPVLASETVKKASWWKLFKRTAGQMSKSS, encoded by the coding sequence ATGAAAGGCGTTATTTCAGGTCTATTAAGTATTTGTTTGTTGGCTTCTTTTTCAATTCCAAAAGCGGATGCAGCAGAAAAAGCAAAAGAAAAAATAAAGCTCGCAGAACAGAGCCACTCAGCCATTTTAATGGAACAAGATAGTGGGAGTGTGTTATTCGAAAAGAATAGCCATGAGAAACTGCCGCCTGCAAGCATGACAAAAATCATGACAATGATATTAATCATGGAGGCCATTGATAAAGGCAAGATCAGTTGGAACGATAAGATTCGTGTAAGTGAATATGCGGCAAGCATGGGTGGATCTCAGATCTTCCTTGAACCAGGTGAAGAGATGCGTGTAGAAGACATGGTGAAAGGCATTGCGATCGGGAGCGCTAACGATGCTTCAGTAGCAATGGCAGAACATATTGCTGGTTCTGTCGATTCGTTCGTAAATCGTATGAACGATAAAGCGAAAGAGCTCGGTTTAAACGATACGTTCTTTAAGAATCCTACTGGGCTTCCTGCAGCAGGGCATTATACATCTGCTCATGATATGGCAATCATGGGAAAAGAGCTTCTAAAGCATGAGGAAGTTACAAAGTTCACAGGGCTTTATGAAGATTATTTAAGAGAAGAAACAGAGAAGAAGTTTTGGCTTGTCAACACAAACAGACTTGTTAAATTCTATCCTGGAGTAGATGGATTGAAAACAGGTTTTACGAATGAAGCAAAATATTGTTTAACGGCTACGGCAAACAAGAACGGGATGAGGGTAATTGCAGTTGTTATGGGAGCGCCATCTCCTAAAGATCGAAACGCACAAGTAACATCGATGCTTGACTATGCTTTTACTCAGTTTTCGACGAAAAAACTTTATGCAAGACATGAGATTGTAAAAGAGGTTAAAGTGCAAAAAGCTGAAAAACCTAAACTTCCTGTAGTTACTTCAGAACACATTTCTCTGTTATTGAAAAAAGGTGAGACAGCGAAAAAAGTGAAAACAGAAGTAAATGTAGATAAAGATTTAAAACTACCGGTTAAAAAGGGGCAGCAGATTGGTTCTTTAAAAATTTATAACGGGAACAAGCTGATTACAGAAAGTCCGGTTTTAGCATCAGAGACGGTGAAAAAAGCATCTTGGTGGAAACTTTTCAAACGAACAGCAGGACAAATGTCAAAATCCTCTTAA
- a CDS encoding alpha/beta fold hydrolase, with protein MPTLKMNEFVLNYEVRGSGKPIVFLHGLGASWRMWEPQIETFSKKYQMIMVDLRGHGGSTRSFPNHEFSAKVMSEDIKQFLDALNIKKTYMVGLSYGSVVAQLFACKYSSYLEKLILSNGYSEIPSKVSGWVLSLSNFIFKRLSYKTIINLILKTYKDDEFTKKILRDSFTFDKDMFLFAKNSVFPTHTNELHGISVPTLVLGGDKKVMGVDERKASEILFNHIPFSTLALFKNAFDPLSTMKVSTFNEMILCFLEDKNFKVYDDVTIYTK; from the coding sequence ATGCCTACACTAAAAATGAATGAATTCGTGTTAAATTATGAGGTTAGAGGAAGTGGTAAACCCATTGTATTCTTACATGGATTAGGAGCAAGCTGGAGAATGTGGGAGCCCCAGATTGAAACTTTTTCTAAAAAGTATCAAATGATTATGGTTGATTTAAGAGGTCATGGAGGCTCGACAAGATCATTTCCTAATCATGAATTTTCTGCAAAAGTAATGTCAGAAGATATTAAACAGTTTTTAGATGCGTTGAATATAAAAAAAACATATATGGTTGGACTATCTTATGGCTCTGTTGTCGCACAATTATTTGCTTGTAAATATTCAAGTTACCTTGAAAAACTTATTTTATCAAATGGTTATAGTGAAATTCCTAGCAAAGTCTCTGGCTGGGTTTTGAGTCTATCCAATTTTATATTTAAGAGACTTTCTTATAAAACAATTATCAATCTTATTTTAAAGACTTATAAAGATGATGAATTTACCAAGAAGATCTTGCGGGATTCTTTTACTTTTGACAAAGACATGTTTTTGTTTGCAAAAAATTCTGTATTCCCAACCCATACTAATGAACTTCATGGTATAAGCGTTCCTACTTTAGTATTGGGAGGCGATAAAAAAGTCATGGGGGTAGATGAGCGCAAAGCTTCAGAAATCTTGTTCAATCATATTCCATTCTCAACCCTAGCTTTATTTAAAAATGCCTTTGATCCCCTTAGTACAATGAAAGTAAGTACATTTAATGAAATGATTCTTTGTTTTTTGGAAGATAAAAATTTCAAGGTTTATGATGATGTTACGATCTACACTAAGTAA
- a CDS encoding pyrimidine-nucleoside phosphorylase, whose protein sequence is MRMVDLIQKKRDGKELTKAEIDFIIQNYTNGEIPDYQMSAFAMAVYFKDMTTEERAHLTMAMVESGDQIDLSAIEGIKVDKHSTGGVGDTTTLVLAPLVAALDVPVAKMSGRGLGHTGGTIDKLEAVPGFHVEIDNQEFIDLVNKNKLAVIGQSGNLTPADKKLYGLRDVTATVNSIPLIASSIMSKKIAAGADAIVLDVKTGAGAFMKTPEEAEELANAMVKIGNAVGRNTMAVISDMSQPLGLAIGNALEIKEAIDTLNGKGPKDLEELCLTLGSHMVYLAKKADSLEQAREMLKEVIASGKALETLKVFLKAQGGDESVVDHPERMPQAAHTFELTAEEEGYVSEIVADEIGTAAMILGAGRATKESQIDLAVGLMLNKKVGDKVSRGDSLVTIYSNTENVDEVKKKIREAYTISKDAVEAPPLVYKEIKK, encoded by the coding sequence ATGAGAATGGTTGACTTGATTCAAAAAAAGCGTGATGGAAAAGAACTTACAAAAGCTGAGATCGATTTTATTATTCAAAACTATACAAATGGTGAAATTCCTGACTATCAAATGTCTGCATTTGCAATGGCTGTATATTTCAAAGACATGACTACTGAAGAACGTGCCCATTTAACAATGGCGATGGTAGAGTCAGGTGATCAAATCGATCTTTCTGCGATCGAAGGAATTAAAGTAGACAAGCACTCAACAGGTGGTGTTGGTGATACAACGACTCTTGTACTAGCTCCTCTAGTTGCTGCGCTTGATGTACCAGTAGCAAAAATGTCCGGAAGAGGACTAGGTCATACAGGTGGAACGATCGACAAATTGGAAGCTGTTCCTGGATTCCACGTTGAAATTGACAACCAAGAATTTATTGACCTTGTAAATAAAAATAAGCTTGCTGTTATCGGACAAAGCGGAAACCTGACACCAGCTGATAAAAAGCTGTATGGTCTTCGTGACGTAACGGCAACGGTTAACTCAATCCCATTGATCGCGAGCTCGATCATGAGTAAAAAGATCGCAGCTGGTGCTGATGCAATCGTACTTGATGTAAAAACAGGTGCAGGAGCATTCATGAAAACACCAGAAGAAGCAGAAGAACTAGCAAACGCGATGGTGAAAATAGGAAATGCGGTAGGACGTAACACGATGGCTGTTATCTCTGATATGAGCCAGCCTTTAGGTCTTGCGATCGGTAATGCTTTAGAGATCAAAGAAGCCATCGATACGCTTAATGGTAAAGGACCAAAAGACCTTGAAGAACTTTGCTTAACATTAGGTTCTCACATGGTGTATCTTGCGAAAAAAGCAGATTCACTTGAACAAGCACGTGAGATGTTAAAAGAAGTCATCGCTTCAGGAAAAGCGCTTGAAACGTTAAAAGTGTTCTTGAAAGCTCAAGGTGGAGACGAATCTGTAGTGGATCATCCAGAAAGAATGCCACAAGCTGCACATACTTTTGAGCTAACGGCAGAAGAAGAAGGCTATGTTTCTGAAATTGTTGCTGATGAGATTGGTACTGCGGCAATGATCTTAGGTGCAGGACGCGCAACGAAAGAATCTCAGATCGATCTAGCGGTTGGTTTGATGCTTAACAAAAAAGTCGGAGATAAAGTCTCAAGAGGTGATTCACTTGTAACCATCTACAGCAACACTGAAAATGTAGACGAAGTGAAGAAGAAAATCCGTGAAGCTTATACGATCTCGAAGGATGCTGTAGAAGCTCCACCGCTTGTTTATAAAGAGATTAAAAAATAA
- a CDS encoding purine-nucleoside phosphorylase produces MSKQLQTSADFIQSKLTSVPKIGLILGSGLGILAEEIQNPVIIPYSDIPEFPVSTVEGHAGQLVIGELAGKQVVAMQGRFHYYEGYSMEKVTFPVRVMKLIGVETIVVTNAAGGVNKDFEAGDLMLITDHINNFGNNPLIGGNDDSFGVRFPDMSEAYTLSLQDVARGVAKDLNISLKEGVYAGNTGPSYETPAEVRMLRVWGADAVGMSTVPEVIIARHAGMQVLGISCISNMAAGILDQPLTHDEVMETTEMVKSNFLSLVKGIVKEI; encoded by the coding sequence ATGTCTAAACAACTACAGACATCTGCTGATTTTATTCAATCAAAACTTACTTCTGTTCCAAAAATAGGTTTGATCTTAGGCTCTGGTCTAGGAATCCTTGCTGAAGAAATTCAAAACCCAGTTATTATTCCATACTCAGATATTCCTGAATTTCCTGTTTCGACTGTAGAAGGTCACGCTGGACAGCTTGTGATTGGCGAGCTTGCTGGAAAACAAGTAGTCGCGATGCAAGGGCGTTTTCATTATTACGAAGGATACTCGATGGAAAAAGTAACGTTCCCCGTTCGTGTGATGAAATTGATCGGTGTAGAAACAATTGTTGTAACGAATGCTGCTGGTGGCGTTAACAAGGATTTTGAAGCTGGAGATCTTATGTTGATCACAGATCATATCAATAACTTTGGTAACAACCCGTTAATCGGTGGTAATGATGATTCGTTTGGCGTTCGTTTTCCAGATATGAGTGAAGCGTACACGTTGTCTCTGCAAGACGTTGCACGTGGTGTAGCAAAAGATTTGAACATCTCATTAAAAGAAGGTGTTTACGCTGGAAACACAGGTCCTTCATACGAAACGCCTGCAGAAGTTAGAATGCTTCGTGTATGGGGAGCGGATGCAGTTGGAATGTCTACGGTTCCAGAAGTTATCATCGCACGTCATGCTGGTATGCAAGTACTTGGAATTTCATGTATTTCTAATATGGCAGCAGGTATTTTAGATCAGCCGTTAACACATGATGAAGTAATGGAAACAACTGAGATGGTAAAATCCAATTTCCTTTCTTTAGTTAAAGGAATCGTCAAGGAAATTTAA